Proteins found in one Candidatus Tisiphia endosymbiont of Beris chalybata genomic segment:
- the murA gene encoding UDP-N-acetylglucosamine 1-carboxyvinyltransferase has product MDSLIIQGGIPLKGDINVSGAKNSALPIMAASLLTSKLSLNNIPNLTDITTMKTLLNEMGSIITVTEHPQHLSIEIDSSKVNNLVAPYDIVCKMRASIWVLAPLLSRFSEAKVSLPGGCAIGARQVDLHIAVLQAMGADIKVDHGYINAKVKGRLNGVNFTFNRISVGATINAIMAATLANGETTLLNCAREPEIVDLCHCLKKMGSEIYGIGSSTIKIIGKSHLNNATYSIMPDRIEAGTYMIAAAITKGDLNIYGIEYKIIKNLVVKLLKAGIQVLPIDRGLKITYVGKIDPVNIQTNPYPGFATDLQAQFMSLMSLCSGYSIITENIFENRFMHVPELCRMGARITIKGNRARISGVQSLVGAEVMASDLRASVSLVLAGLTAQDQTIIHKIHHLDRGYQALEQKLINCGAEIRRVRKDTL; this is encoded by the coding sequence ATGGATAGCTTAATAATTCAAGGGGGAATCCCTCTGAAAGGGGATATTAATGTTAGTGGTGCTAAAAATTCAGCATTACCAATTATGGCCGCCTCTTTACTTACCAGTAAACTTAGCTTAAATAATATTCCAAATCTTACGGATATTACTACCATGAAAACTCTCCTCAACGAGATGGGTAGTATCATCACGGTGACAGAACATCCGCAGCATTTAAGTATAGAAATTGACAGCAGTAAAGTGAATAACCTTGTTGCTCCTTATGATATTGTATGTAAAATGCGAGCTTCGATTTGGGTACTTGCTCCTTTGCTTTCCAGGTTTTCTGAAGCAAAAGTTTCCCTACCGGGAGGGTGCGCTATAGGAGCTAGGCAAGTTGACCTACATATCGCGGTGTTACAAGCTATGGGAGCAGACATTAAGGTTGATCATGGTTATATTAATGCTAAAGTTAAAGGTAGATTGAACGGGGTAAATTTCACCTTTAATAGAATATCGGTTGGTGCAACCATTAATGCTATAATGGCTGCTACTTTAGCTAACGGAGAAACAACTTTATTGAATTGTGCTAGGGAGCCAGAAATAGTTGATTTATGCCATTGTTTAAAAAAGATGGGATCTGAGATTTATGGAATAGGGAGCAGCACAATTAAAATTATTGGTAAAAGCCATTTAAACAATGCCACTTACTCAATTATGCCCGATCGTATTGAAGCGGGTACCTATATGATAGCAGCAGCAATTACTAAAGGTGATTTAAATATTTACGGTATCGAATATAAGATAATTAAAAATCTGGTCGTAAAACTACTTAAAGCAGGGATACAAGTCTTACCTATTGATAGAGGTCTCAAAATTACTTACGTAGGTAAAATAGATCCTGTCAATATTCAAACTAACCCGTATCCGGGTTTTGCCACTGATTTACAAGCCCAATTCATGAGCTTAATGTCTTTATGTAGCGGCTACTCTATAATTACAGAAAATATTTTTGAAAATCGTTTTATGCATGTGCCTGAATTATGTCGAATGGGCGCTCGTATTACGATTAAAGGGAATAGGGCACGAATATCGGGGGTGCAATCTTTAGTGGGCGCAGAAGTGATGGCAAGCGACCTTAGAGCCTCAGTATCATTAGTCTTAGCTGGGCTCACAGCTCAGGATCAAACTATAATCCATAAAATCCACCATTTAGATCGGGGCTACCAAGCTTTAGAACAAAAATTAATAAATTGTGGGGCAGAGATACGGCGTGTCCGAAAAGATACCTTGTAG
- the nuoF gene encoding NADH-quinone oxidoreductase subunit NuoF has product MLKNSDKVFANLNGQEKCDIDSSKKRGDWDNTKDLINKGREWIIEEVKKSGLRGRGGAGFPTGTKWSFMPKEHPKPSYLVVNADESEPGTCKDRDILRYEPHKLLEGCVLASFAIKAHTCYIYIRGEFYNESSNIQRAIDEAYEAGFIGPNVCGTEYRLDIYLHRGAGAYICGEETALLESLEGNKGFPRLKPPFPASFGLYGCPTTINNVESIAVVPTILRRGGEWFASLGKPNNTGTKIFCISGHVNKPCNVEETLGIPLRELIDQYAGGVRGGWDNLKAIIPGGSSIPLLPKLLCEEATMDFDSLKALGSALGTGGIIVMDNSTDIIYAIARLSKFYMHESCGQCTPCREGTGWMWRIMMKLVKGQARMEEIDQLLDTTKMIEGRTICALGDAAAWPIQGLIRHFRHEIEDRIKNPSQFILSSA; this is encoded by the coding sequence ATGTTAAAAAATAGTGATAAGGTTTTTGCTAATCTTAATGGCCAAGAAAAATGTGATATAGATAGTAGTAAGAAACGAGGAGACTGGGATAATACCAAGGATCTTATTAATAAAGGTAGAGAATGGATCATTGAAGAAGTAAAAAAATCTGGGCTTAGAGGGAGAGGGGGGGCTGGATTCCCTACTGGTACTAAATGGTCCTTCATGCCTAAAGAACATCCTAAACCTAGTTATTTAGTAGTGAATGCCGATGAGTCCGAGCCTGGTACTTGTAAGGACCGAGATATTTTAAGGTATGAACCCCATAAGCTACTAGAAGGATGCGTACTTGCTAGCTTTGCTATTAAGGCCCATACTTGCTATATATATATTCGCGGTGAATTTTATAATGAGTCCTCAAATATCCAAAGGGCAATAGATGAAGCTTATGAAGCTGGTTTTATTGGCCCCAATGTTTGCGGTACAGAATATAGGCTTGATATTTACCTGCACCGAGGCGCTGGCGCCTATATTTGTGGCGAAGAAACAGCATTACTTGAAAGTCTAGAAGGTAACAAAGGATTTCCAAGGTTAAAACCCCCCTTTCCAGCTAGCTTTGGTTTATATGGCTGCCCTACTACCATTAATAATGTTGAATCGATTGCAGTTGTTCCTACCATACTTCGCCGTGGCGGTGAGTGGTTTGCGTCCCTGGGCAAACCCAATAATACTGGGACTAAGATTTTTTGTATTTCAGGTCATGTTAATAAACCATGTAATGTTGAAGAAACTTTAGGAATTCCTTTGAGAGAATTAATTGATCAATATGCTGGCGGCGTACGGGGAGGCTGGGATAACCTTAAAGCTATTATCCCGGGCGGTTCTTCCATCCCATTACTTCCAAAATTATTATGCGAAGAAGCTACCATGGATTTTGATAGCTTGAAAGCTCTAGGGTCAGCCTTAGGAACTGGCGGAATAATTGTTATGGATAATTCTACTGATATCATTTATGCAATCGCACGCCTTAGTAAATTTTATATGCATGAATCTTGTGGGCAATGCACTCCTTGTCGAGAAGGGACAGGCTGGATGTGGCGTATTATGATGAAATTAGTGAAAGGACAGGCTCGAATGGAAGAAATAGATCAACTATTAGATACTACCAAAATGATAGAAGGGCGTACTATTTGCGCTCTAGGAGATGCTGCAGCTTGGCCTATACAAGGGCTAATTCGTCATTTTCGTCATGAAATTGAAGATAGAATTAAAAATCCCAGCCAATTTATATTGTCTTCCGCTTGA
- a CDS encoding palindromic element RPE1 domain-containing protein, producing the protein MHNLKIIEEFLGETKSSTAAYIDVREDSSLDSTYKLPTEVEFRKRSTSSTCAGRLIYNHKWKIENQPSDYL; encoded by the coding sequence TTGCATAACCTAAAGATAATTGAAGAATTTTTAGGAGAAACGAAGTCGAGTACCGCAGCGTACATAGACGTACGTGAGGATTCGAGCCTAGACTCGACGTACAAATTACCAACAGAAGTAGAGTTTCGAAAGAGGTCTACTAGCTCGACCTGTGCAGGAAGGCTAATATATAACCACAAGTGGAAAATTGAAAATCAACCCTCTGATTATTTGTAG
- a CDS encoding TIGR02281 family clan AA aspartic protease: MKIIIKFIIILFISTIVTFVIYKMVGNKLPDFSWEDIDLAALFMGVAGALWALIFLYNAFLQKNIILFSTQLLIWIGILLVIIIGYAFRFELNYVSQRVIAVLVPSYSWVNTHGEIVTHRNSDGHFYIDAFVNGVKIRFMVDTGARDVALTTKDAKKLNFDLSAMKFTKTYSTANGVSKAAYVELDNIKLGDSNFRKVGAHVGMGGLDISLLGMSVLERFKSFRIERDTLILSY, from the coding sequence ATGAAAATCATAATAAAATTCATAATAATTCTTTTTATTAGCACTATTGTCACTTTTGTTATATATAAAATGGTAGGAAATAAACTACCAGATTTCTCTTGGGAGGATATAGATCTTGCTGCACTTTTTATGGGGGTGGCAGGGGCCTTATGGGCCTTAATTTTTCTTTATAATGCTTTCCTTCAAAAAAATATTATTTTATTTTCGACGCAACTGCTAATTTGGATAGGGATATTGCTTGTTATAATTATTGGTTATGCTTTTAGATTTGAGTTAAATTATGTATCACAAAGAGTTATAGCGGTACTGGTACCTTCATATAGTTGGGTTAATACGCACGGGGAAATAGTAACTCACCGCAATAGTGATGGACATTTTTATATTGATGCTTTTGTTAATGGAGTAAAAATTAGGTTTATGGTGGATACTGGCGCCAGAGATGTAGCCTTAACAACCAAAGATGCAAAGAAACTAAATTTTGACTTATCAGCGATGAAGTTTACCAAAACTTATTCTACCGCTAATGGGGTAAGCAAGGCTGCTTATGTGGAATTAGATAATATCAAGTTAGGGGATAGCAATTTTAGGAAAGTGGGAGCCCATGTTGGTATGGGAGGACTGGATATATCGCTATTAGGTATGTCGGTATTAGAACGATTTAAAAGTTTTAGGATAGAGAGAGATACGCTAATTTTAAGTTACTAA
- a CDS encoding amino acid ABC transporter ATP-binding protein, with translation MIKIDKVSKCYHKTYALKEVSLEFNKKETIAILGSSGSGKSTLLRIINGLETPTNGDVFINDQKLNQKNKRELCLKTGMVFQAFNLFPHFNVQDNLIYAPVNVLKIGQKAAMIKAEKLLAQFNLQQKIASFPVNLSGGEKQRVAICRALMMDPEIMLFDEPTSALDPENIKDIIESITLLKLQVIMVIVTHHIKFAQMIADRIIFMNQGQVLADQPSEKFFAQPESHRARLFLENIGELM, from the coding sequence ATGATAAAAATTGATAAAGTGTCTAAGTGCTATCATAAAACTTATGCGCTTAAAGAAGTAAGCCTAGAATTCAACAAAAAGGAAACTATAGCAATTTTAGGTTCTTCTGGAAGTGGGAAATCAACTCTATTACGTATTATTAATGGTTTGGAAACCCCAACTAACGGAGATGTTTTTATTAATGATCAAAAGTTGAATCAAAAAAATAAAAGAGAACTTTGTCTTAAAACTGGTATGGTGTTTCAAGCTTTTAATCTTTTTCCACATTTTAATGTCCAAGATAATTTGATATATGCGCCGGTCAATGTGTTAAAAATAGGACAAAAAGCGGCAATGATAAAGGCAGAAAAATTACTTGCTCAATTTAACCTACAGCAAAAAATCGCCTCCTTTCCTGTTAACCTGTCTGGAGGGGAAAAACAAAGGGTAGCAATTTGTCGGGCCTTAATGATGGACCCAGAAATAATGCTATTTGATGAGCCAACTTCTGCGCTAGATCCTGAAAATATTAAAGATATTATTGAAAGCATCACCTTATTAAAGCTTCAAGTAATCATGGTGATAGTGACTCATCATATTAAGTTTGCTCAAATGATAGCCGATAGGATAATTTTTATGAATCAGGGACAAGTACTAGCAGACCAGCCTAGTGAGAAATTTTTTGCGCAACCTGAATCTCATAGGGCTAGGTTATTTTTGGAAAATATAGGGGAGTTAATGTGA
- a CDS encoding MBL fold metallo-hydrolase yields MLKVTVLGCGASLGVPVIGCECNICTSQSNYNKRTRSSIYIDDDDSQILIDFGFDIKDQLIREKVKKVDAAILTHDHADHVSGIDNLRVFPFIQKKPLAIFSDYDTIDRIVARNQYLFAPEKLVGKSIDFFTKCTINTIEVQFFRQNHGSIDSLGIRIGDFVYSSDVADFPEESKGFLQDIKVWILDCMAYKSNDHHAGLDKILQWNKEFNPQQILLTNMNHFIDYHEILKILPSNIKPLYDGYKLVV; encoded by the coding sequence ATGCTAAAAGTTACAGTACTAGGGTGTGGTGCGTCACTTGGCGTTCCTGTAATTGGTTGCGAATGCAATATTTGCACTTCTCAATCAAACTATAATAAAAGAACCAGATCATCAATATATATCGATGATGATGATAGTCAAATTCTTATTGATTTTGGTTTTGATATTAAAGACCAATTAATAAGAGAGAAAGTTAAAAAAGTAGATGCAGCTATCTTAACCCATGATCACGCCGATCATGTTAGTGGAATCGATAATTTACGGGTATTCCCATTTATTCAAAAAAAACCACTAGCGATATTTTCGGATTATGACACGATAGACAGGATAGTAGCACGTAATCAGTATTTATTTGCTCCTGAAAAATTAGTTGGCAAATCTATAGATTTTTTTACAAAATGTACTATTAACACTATAGAAGTACAATTCTTTAGACAAAATCATGGCTCTATAGATAGTTTAGGAATAAGAATAGGGGATTTTGTGTATTCTAGTGATGTTGCAGATTTTCCAGAAGAATCTAAGGGCTTTTTACAAGATATTAAAGTTTGGATTTTAGATTGTATGGCGTATAAATCTAATGACCATCATGCAGGTTTAGATAAAATTTTACAATGGAATAAGGAATTTAACCCTCAACAAATATTATTAACTAATATGAATCATTTCATTGATTATCATGAAATACTAAAAATCTTACCCTCTAATATCAAGCCATTATACGATGGTTATAAATTAGTGGTTTAA
- a CDS encoding phosphatase PAP2 family protein — MFEFLYNFLGLNQEIFLYLNKITNYSNILVYILQIISYCFNISNFAIAYFIYSIYFYIRLKKIQDFGQFYIKFWPIYNRLFLLGIIYIIFGLTYTLLKFSVNLPRPFCSLPDHSFTTIADVSLERCLSSFPSSHAGLTLIVAYSIWSNITIPQKIVTALIMLLAALSRITLAMHYPADIIYSYIITAFIIIISKTIFRTFSNNLIKRIGEIIIKKLYI; from the coding sequence ATGTTTGAATTTTTATATAACTTCCTAGGCCTGAATCAAGAAATATTTTTATATCTTAATAAAATAACAAATTATTCTAACATACTAGTCTATATTCTCCAAATCATCTCTTATTGTTTTAATATTAGTAATTTTGCTATAGCTTATTTTATATATAGCATCTACTTTTATATCCGCTTAAAAAAGATTCAAGATTTTGGCCAGTTCTATATAAAATTCTGGCCGATATATAATAGGTTATTTCTTCTGGGAATAATCTATATCATATTTGGTTTAACTTATACTCTATTAAAATTTTCTGTTAATCTCCCTAGGCCATTTTGTTCACTACCGGACCATAGCTTTACCACTATTGCTGATGTGAGCTTAGAGAGATGTTTATCAAGCTTTCCTAGTAGTCATGCGGGCCTTACATTAATAGTGGCCTATAGCATTTGGTCAAATATAACAATTCCTCAAAAAATTGTTACTGCCCTAATAATGCTATTAGCTGCTCTCTCACGTATTACCTTAGCCATGCATTATCCAGCAGATATTATATATAGTTATATTATCACTGCCTTCATTATAATAATTAGCAAAACAATATTTAGAACTTTTTCTAATAATTTAATAAAACGCATTGGGGAGATTATTATAAAAAAATTATATATTTAA
- a CDS encoding zinc-finger domain-containing protein — MQNIEIIKTNSPSVLCLGKEPPFDHPTIYLAIDPNIGSIRCPYCSKNFVLNSK, encoded by the coding sequence ATGCAAAATATAGAAATTATTAAAACAAACTCTCCTTCTGTGTTGTGCTTGGGTAAAGAACCACCTTTTGATCACCCAACAATTTATTTAGCAATAGACCCGAATATTGGATCTATTAGGTGCCCATATTGCAGTAAAAATTTCGTGTTAAATTCTAAATGA
- a CDS encoding tetratricopeptide repeat protein: protein MKKSLRWLIIIWLGISYNKALAAQQITNLIIPISYFVNHEKQLKEIKEHLSQHRKVSIIGTSGIGKTQLARIYAQKNQDLYNIIWFFDCNLNLKEEFIKLAKQLNQFLKANISEEANSAQEEVINYLFHQKKWLLVFDNLKIGENKKIKEIIDWHHKGALIFCSQDSKGLPNVLEMNLLAEEDAIKLTKSLLATQNVQDSEFLIKAFSGYPILLVQGAQLLNKIKGLSREEYKKKIYQSADKIEVNINRAINELSPSAVSLLSKIALINNQGFSYEMLRAIIQNEDTIKEDISQLSKFLLISYIDTGPKNPIFEMHDIIADKVREINGNKNNKEYLEDIIVKLVNFIPDDIIKAYHFRNSKTIHDNFEIIVKNAQKYNINIYKLLLLNENLMTQYIDSFNNYKAEKLVNWFNKNKQEGKFKVWVMSNYEKAAYASYLELIGMYYRYICQWGKALEYYTEAKGVLSVIKGYEAFKYDIFHLLADINIRLGDLPQAEKNIQIMENMLNSGLVSGGDIISLYTVKACLLYTQGKYIEALEKLNQSIKTLFDMGTDSNDTVLSVRYLCKGAILNSIGRYREAYKQVEQAYKIYSNVKKENPAIFSRIYIQFARSELGQEKLPKALEHINKAIGILLADELRNPKNIAYSEDPELAASYVVQGEVLFAKNHLRKAIESYKKAHMIYSYLYGKNLKNVAQVSYLYLQGAKAACKLKNVYNYTIFRYQQLKEFGENHPNTIAMLKYCKQYKGVADHKN, encoded by the coding sequence ATGAAAAAATCTTTACGATGGCTAATAATAATATGGCTAGGCATATCGTATAATAAGGCTTTGGCAGCGCAACAGATTACTAATCTGATTATACCTATTAGTTATTTTGTAAACCACGAAAAGCAGCTTAAAGAAATTAAAGAACATTTAAGCCAGCATAGAAAAGTAAGTATTATCGGGACTAGTGGTATAGGAAAGACTCAGCTCGCAAGAATATATGCCCAAAAAAACCAAGATTTGTACAATATTATTTGGTTTTTCGATTGCAACCTCAATTTAAAAGAAGAATTTATAAAGTTAGCTAAACAGCTTAACCAGTTTCTCAAAGCTAATATTTCGGAAGAAGCTAATTCGGCCCAGGAGGAAGTGATTAATTACCTGTTCCATCAAAAAAAATGGTTATTGGTATTTGATAACCTGAAGATTGGGGAAAATAAGAAAATCAAAGAGATAATAGATTGGCATCATAAAGGGGCGCTTATCTTTTGTTCGCAAGATAGTAAAGGGCTACCCAATGTTTTGGAAATGAATTTACTGGCGGAAGAAGATGCTATTAAGTTAACCAAAAGCTTATTAGCTACCCAAAATGTGCAAGATAGTGAATTTTTAATAAAAGCCTTCAGTGGGTATCCAATATTACTAGTACAAGGGGCGCAGTTACTCAATAAAATTAAGGGTTTAAGTAGAGAAGAATATAAAAAAAAGATTTATCAATCCGCCGATAAAATAGAAGTAAATATCAACAGAGCTATTAACGAACTGTCTCCTAGTGCCGTTAGTTTACTGAGTAAGATTGCTTTAATAAATAATCAGGGTTTTTCTTATGAAATGCTGCGTGCTATTATCCAAAATGAAGATACGATAAAAGAGGATATTTCCCAATTATCTAAATTTTTATTAATCAGTTATATTGATACAGGCCCCAAGAACCCAATTTTTGAAATGCATGATATCATTGCTGACAAAGTACGAGAAATAAATGGTAATAAAAATAATAAAGAGTATTTAGAGGATATAATAGTTAAATTAGTTAACTTCATCCCTGACGATATTATCAAGGCCTATCACTTTAGAAATTCTAAAACTATCCACGATAACTTTGAAATAATTGTCAAGAATGCCCAAAAATATAATATTAATATATATAAATTATTGCTCCTGAATGAAAATTTAATGACACAATATATTGATTCTTTCAACAATTATAAGGCAGAAAAATTAGTAAATTGGTTTAACAAAAATAAACAAGAAGGAAAATTTAAAGTATGGGTAATGAGCAATTATGAAAAAGCTGCATACGCTTCTTATTTAGAACTTATAGGAATGTATTATAGATATATATGCCAGTGGGGTAAGGCGCTTGAATATTATACTGAAGCAAAAGGAGTACTGAGTGTTATTAAAGGGTATGAAGCCTTTAAATATGATATATTTCACCTTCTGGCTGATATTAATATTCGCTTAGGAGATTTACCACAAGCAGAAAAAAATATTCAAATAATGGAAAACATGCTTAATAGTGGGTTAGTATCCGGAGGGGATATAATCAGCCTCTATACTGTTAAGGCATGTTTATTATACACACAAGGGAAATATATTGAGGCGTTAGAAAAGCTTAATCAATCTATCAAAACGCTATTTGACATGGGTACTGATAGTAATGATACAGTATTATCTGTTCGTTATTTATGTAAAGGGGCAATATTAAATTCAATTGGTAGATATAGAGAAGCTTATAAACAAGTTGAGCAAGCATATAAGATATATAGCAATGTAAAAAAAGAAAATCCTGCAATATTTTCTCGAATTTATATTCAGTTTGCTAGGAGTGAATTAGGACAAGAAAAGTTGCCTAAAGCTTTGGAGCATATTAATAAAGCTATTGGTATATTATTAGCGGATGAACTGCGAAATCCAAAAAATATCGCTTACTCAGAAGATCCTGAGCTGGCAGCTAGCTATGTAGTACAAGGAGAAGTCTTGTTTGCTAAAAATCATCTGAGGAAAGCAATAGAATCATATAAAAAGGCTCACATGATATATTCTTACCTGTATGGAAAGAATTTAAAAAATGTAGCGCAGGTAAGCTACCTATACCTACAAGGAGCTAAAGCTGCATGTAAGTTAAAGAATGTATATAATTATACTATCTTTCGTTATCAGCAGCTAAAGGAATTTGGGGAAAACCATCCCAATACTATTGCTATGTTAAAATATTGTAAACAGTATAAGGGAGTTGCAGATCATAAAAATTAG
- the mutL gene encoding DNA mismatch repair endonuclease MutL — protein MKIKFLSDSTINRIAAGEVIEKPASVVKELVENAIDALSTKIDIVLEQAGKNLIIISDNGIGMSEEELKIAIERHTTSKLDEADLLNINSFGFRGEALPSIGAVSKMQITSKARGSDRAYQIQISSSKGKETNPTIHNEGTTIEIRDLFWTTPARLKFLRSDKSELAACIDIVKKIALAHPSISLSLTHDGKALIKVKGREGDRENILQQRVIELLGADFIENAANINLQRPGLLIYGFTSIPTFNRASTGDQFLFVNNRPVKDKLLQVALRIAYQDYLAKDRHPAAVLFLQIDPQLVDVNVHPAKTEVRFHDPNTIRGLLIGAIKDALATKSHMVSTNIAATTLGLFKNYSTLNTPYNKPESRKEIIANSFSDNKIQGNYKAQALSTNNFQPQLVRTQPHAKVEAHAKVEMIEADILNTDNLISKNTSSQDTNSQDISSQGEFSSANSAPIYPLGAARAQLHGTYIISQTNDSIVIIDQHAAHERLGYEKIKKMISNNGLIKQRLLITEIIELPDENRANLLYNHKDDLSTLGLSIEKFSDRSIIVSEVPSLLESVNIEQLIQDLADNLSELGENISLIQLIEHVTETYACHYSIRAGRKLSADEMNALLRQMEDTPFSGQCNHGRPTYIELKLKDIERLFGRT, from the coding sequence ATTAAGATAAAATTTTTATCAGATAGTACAATAAATCGTATAGCTGCAGGTGAAGTAATAGAAAAGCCAGCTTCTGTAGTCAAGGAATTGGTAGAAAATGCGATAGATGCCTTAAGTACTAAAATAGATATAGTGCTTGAGCAAGCTGGTAAAAATCTGATTATCATTTCTGATAATGGCATAGGTATGTCAGAGGAAGAATTAAAAATTGCTATAGAACGTCATACTACTTCTAAGCTGGATGAGGCAGATTTACTTAATATTAACAGCTTTGGTTTTCGAGGTGAAGCATTGCCTTCCATAGGGGCAGTTAGTAAAATGCAAATTACTTCCAAAGCTCGCGGTAGTGATAGAGCTTATCAAATACAAATTAGCAGTAGTAAAGGTAAAGAAACTAACCCGACAATTCATAATGAAGGGACTACAATTGAAATAAGAGATTTATTTTGGACTACACCGGCTCGGTTAAAATTTTTAAGATCGGATAAGTCAGAACTAGCTGCCTGCATTGATATAGTAAAGAAAATTGCCTTAGCGCACCCTTCAATCTCTCTTAGCTTAACACATGATGGCAAAGCTCTGATAAAAGTCAAAGGGCGAGAAGGAGATCGTGAGAATATTTTGCAACAAAGAGTCATAGAACTATTAGGGGCGGATTTTATAGAAAATGCGGCAAATATTAACTTACAAAGGCCGGGGCTTTTAATATATGGTTTCACTAGTATTCCTACTTTCAACAGAGCTTCTACTGGTGATCAGTTTCTATTTGTTAATAACAGGCCAGTAAAAGATAAACTATTACAAGTCGCTTTAAGAATAGCTTATCAAGATTATTTAGCGAAAGATAGGCATCCTGCTGCTGTGTTGTTCCTCCAAATAGACCCCCAGCTAGTGGATGTTAATGTTCACCCGGCCAAAACAGAAGTAAGGTTTCATGATCCCAATACTATCCGTGGTTTACTAATAGGAGCAATCAAAGACGCTTTAGCCACTAAAAGTCATATGGTATCCACGAATATTGCTGCTACTACCCTTGGGCTCTTTAAAAATTATAGTACGCTCAACACACCTTATAATAAACCTGAATCGCGCAAGGAAATTATAGCAAATAGCTTCTCGGATAATAAGATACAGGGTAATTATAAAGCCCAGGCTTTGAGCACTAATAATTTTCAGCCACAATTAGTAAGAACCCAACCTCATGCTAAAGTTGAGGCTCATGCTAAAGTTGAGATGATAGAGGCAGATATTCTTAATACTGATAATTTAATAAGCAAAAATACAAGTAGTCAGGATACAAATAGCCAAGATATAAGTAGCCAAGGTGAATTTAGCAGCGCTAATTCTGCACCAATATATCCTCTTGGAGCAGCAAGAGCGCAACTTCACGGTACTTATATCATCTCACAAACCAATGATAGTATTGTTATTATAGATCAACATGCTGCTCATGAACGTTTAGGGTATGAAAAAATTAAAAAAATGATTAGTAATAACGGATTAATTAAACAGCGGTTATTAATTACAGAAATAATAGAATTACCTGATGAAAATAGAGCAAATTTGCTATATAACCACAAAGATGATTTATCTACATTAGGTTTAAGTATAGAAAAATTTAGTGATCGATCAATTATAGTATCAGAAGTCCCAAGTTTGCTAGAAAGTGTTAATATAGAGCAATTAATTCAAGATTTAGCAGATAATTTATCTGAGCTTGGAGAAAATATTTCCTTGATTCAATTGATTGAACATGTTACAGAAACATATGCATGCCATTATTCGATCCGAGCTGGTAGGAAATTATCTGCAGACGAGATGAATGCATTATTACGACAAATGGAAGACACCCCCTTTTCTGGCCAGTGTAATCATGGGAGACCAACCTACATCGAACTCAAACTTAAAGATATAGAACGTTTGTTTGGTCGTACGTAA